Proteins encoded within one genomic window of Vairimorpha necatrix chromosome 3, complete sequence:
- a CDS encoding endonuclease, protein MQFVNKGTFDMATAIKTVGCFSGKKEEDINTWLRDTTFTARVMGLTEDQTARLICLGLRGPALSWIAMAFERVSELDLAEVTKSLKLRFYSSQKTLATLDEFVKPQQFGNLEAFIDFCRKGNSLIEQQTMGYKAVSLIVIKKSPSVLKSILYDFARQCQDWSEFLRRTEEVSWIAFPMKSNTTNTDETLDNRTLKVAPSKKGNIPYTIENYKINSCFTNPCYINVEFNRKRHRALIDTGADVSLIPARVLEGTNIRFTRSSTIIRAASGTPLEIIGRCLNINFRTENTSITFSPYVTERTPDYIILGVDAIRTNPILLEQLIRKFANTVKKGSLINKIKSGKFKCNWEDGYVITEIILPDAYVVKKNGKVYRLNKTRVKADTSI, encoded by the exons ATGCAATTCGTAAATAAAGGAACATTCGACATGGCGACAGCGATAAAAACTGTTGGCTGCTTCAGTGGAAAGAAGGAAGAGGATATAAATACATGGTTGCGTGACACAACGTTCACGGCGAGGGTTATGGGACTGACAGAAGATCAGACCGCCAGACTTATCTGCCTGGGTCTACGGGGGCCAGCTCTCTCATGGATAGCAATGGCATTTGAACGGGTGTCCGAACTTGATCTGGCAGAGGTTACTAAGAGTCTAAAATTGAGATTTTACAGTTCACAGAAAACTCTGGCCACTCTAGACGAGTTTGTTAAACCGCAACAATTTGGCAACCTAGAGGCTTTCATAGACTTCTGCAGGAAAGGAAACTCCCTTATAGAGCAACAAACAATGGGGTACAAAGCAGTCAGCCTCATAGTAATCAAGAAGTCTCCTTCAGTCCTCAAATCAATTCTTTATGATTTTGCTAGACAATGCCAAGATTGGAGTGAATTCCTGAGGCGCACAGAGGAAGTTTCTTGGATAGCATTCCCTATGAAAAGTAACACGACTAATACGGACGAGACACTAGATAACAGGACTTTGAAGGTCGCACCATCGAAGAAGGGAAATATACCCTACACCATAGAAAACTACAAGATCAACAGCTGTTTCACTAATCCTTGCTACATAAACGTAGAATTCAATCGTAAACGACATCGAGCATTAATTGATACCGGAGCTGATGTCTCCCTGATACCCGCAAGAGTCCTCGAAGGGACAAATATCAGATTTACCAGATCTTCAACGATCATACGAGCAGCATCAGGGACACCATTGGAGATTATAGGAAGATGTCtaaatatcaattttaGGACGGAAAACACTTCAATTACTTTCAGCCCTTACGTCACAGAACGGACACCGGACTACATAATCTTAGGAGTTGACGCTATACGAACGAACCCCATATTACTGGAACAACTGATCAGAAAATTCGCCAATACAGTCAAGAAAGGCTCACTGATTAACAAA ATCAAAAGCGGGAAGTTCAAGTGCAATTGGGAAGATGGATACGTGATCacagaaataattttaccCGATGCCTATGTGGTAAAAAAGAATGGAAAAGTATACAGGCTTAACAAAACACGAGTTAAAGCAGATACTTCAATTTAG
- a CDS encoding endonuclease: MQFVNKGTFDMATAIKTVGCFSGKKEEDINTWLRDTTFTARVMGLTEDQTARLICLGLRGPALSWIAMAFERVSELDLAEVTKSLKLRFYSSQKTLATLDEFVKPQQFGNLEAFIDFCRKGNSLIEQQTMGYKAVSLIVIKKSPSVLKSILYDFARQCQDWSEFLRRTEEVSWIAFPMKSNTTNTDETLDNRTLKVAPSKKGNIPYTIENYKINSCFTNPCYINVEFNRKRHRALIDTGADVSLIPARVLEGTNIRFTRSSTIIRAASGTPLEIIGRCLNINFRTENTSITFSPYVTERTPDYIILGVDAIRTNPILLEQLIRKFANTVKKGSLINKVNYISIEEKYHDMFKTEISELTLCNMGKHQIETTVAKAIYQKNGKIPLHFEEEITQQIKKNLQLGVIRNSRSPWNSRVVPVTKPDGSIRLCIDYRELNKITVKDKYPLPRINEILDDLADATIFSTLDATSGYYQIALEEVDKEKTAFSWRGGHYEFNRMPFGLCNAPATFQRTMDKIFVKENRKFVIPYLDDIIIYSKNHQEHREHLEIVLGKLKAAGIALNRKKCHFFKEEIKILGNIVTNKTIKLDPEKVKAINEYKEPTNIAQLRDSSPLYELFKGESKRSVKSISLSKKEKQAFEDLKRLLTEETIRYKINLRKPFILTTDASEQGIGAILSQIGDDGKEHFVSAFSKSLEKAHKNYSTTDKELLAVVKGIENYRHYLLGREFILKTDHKALTYLWEAKNPTSRLLRWAMKLQEYAFQSTYIKGEVNGADGLSRQNSTEKDINIIEATGPSDEDRQKILESYHLDVGHASASTMSFMISQRYKWAGMHKDIKEHVEKCKTCLKSGYPLRNTKNKVIRSERPNQIWVIDLIGRICDTSGQNSFIFIAIDHYSKWVETAVINYKTGSKIMGLIQQLIIEKHGIPERILTDNGLEFINSDIKDLAEKNGIDWQYNSPEHHETVGAVERANQTLMKILNKITDFGRVSWKNKLPEATRCLNLSYNRSIGTSPFMLRENKLPMLSVDKALDKEEVTFSAEETKSKRDENFEKYKKAIVKGKVEVAKKLNVGDKVLIYREIKSGKFKCNWEDGYVITEIILPDAYVVKKNGKVYRLNKTRVKADTSI, translated from the exons ATGCAATTCGTAAATAAAGGAACATTCGACATGGCGACAGCGATAAAAACTGTTGGCTGCTTCAGTGGAAAGAAGGAAGAGGATATAAATACATGGTTGCGTGACACAACGTTCACGGCGAGGGTTATGGGACTGACAGAAGATCAGACCGCCAGACTTATCTGCCTGGGTCTACGGGGGCCAGCTCTCTCATGGATAGCAATGGCATTTGAACGGGTGTCCGAACTTGATCTGGCAGAGGTTACTAAGAGTCTAAAATTGAGATTTTACAGTTCACAGAAAACTCTGGCCACTCTAGACGAGTTTGTTAAACCGCAACAATTTGGCAACCTAGAGGCTTTCATAGACTTCTGCAGGAAAGGAAACTCCCTTATAGAGCAACAAACAATGGGGTACAAAGCAGTCAGCCTCATAGTAATCAAGAAGTCTCCTTCAGTCCTCAAATCAATTCTTTATGATTTTGCTAGACAATGCCAAGATTGGAGTGAATTCCTGAGGCGCACAGAGGAAGTTTCTTGGATAGCATTCCCTATGAAAAGTAACACGACTAATACGGACGAGACACTAGATAACAGGACTTTGAAGGTCGCACCATCGAAGAAGGGAAATATACCCTACACCATAGAAAACTACAAGATCAACAGCTGTTTCACTAATCCTTGCTACATAAACGTAGAATTCAATCGTAAACGACATCGAGCATTAATTGATACCGGAGCTGATGTCTCCCTGATACCCGCAAGAGTCCTCGAAGGGACAAATATCAGATTTACCAGATCTTCAACGATCATACGAGCAGCATCAGGGACACCATTGGAGATTATAGGAAGATGTCtaaatatcaattttaGGACGGAAAACACTTCAATTACTTTCAGCCCTTACGTCACAGAACGGACACCGGACTACATAATCTTAGGAGTTGACGCTATACGAACGAACCCCATATTACTGGAACAACTGATCAGAAAATTCGCCAATACAGTCAAGAAAGGCTCACTGATTAACAAAGTCAATTACATCTCAATCGAAGAGAAATACCATGACATGTTCAAAACTGAAATTTCAGAGCTTACACTTTGTAACATGGGGAAACATCAAATCGAGACAACAGTAGCGAAGGCAATTTACCAGAAAAATGGAAAGATACCTCTGCACTTTGAAGAGGAAATCACACAACAGATCAAGAAGAACTTGCAGTTGGGCGTAATAAGAAATAGTAGGAGCCCCTGGAATAGTAGAGTTGTTCCGGTAACGAAACCTGATGGGTCGATCAGGCTCTGTATAGATTACAGAGAGCTCAACAAGATAACAGTCAAAGATAAATACCCCCTCCCACGAATTAATGAAATTCTCGACGATCTAGCTGACGCTACTATCTTTTCGACATTAGATGCTACGTCGGGATATTATCAGATAGCCCTTGAAGAAGTAGACAAGGAGAAGACAGCATTCAGCTGGAGAGGAGGACATTATGAATTTAACAGGATGCCGTTTGGGCTATGTAATGCCCCTGCTACTTTTCAGAGAACTATGGATAAGATTTTTGTGAAAGAAAACAGAAAATTCGTCATACCATACTTGGATGACATTATTATCTATTCTAAAAATCACCAGGAACACCGTGAACACTTGGAAATCGTATTGGGTAAGCTTAAGGCAGCAGGAATCGCACTTAACAGGAAGAAGTGCCACTTCTtcaaagaagaaattaaaattctaGGGAATATAGTAACAAACAAGACGATCAAACTGGACCCAGAGAAGGTCAAAGCCATAAACGAGTATAAGGAGCCGACGAATATTGCTCAACTACG CGATAGCAGCCCTCTCTACGAACTGTTTAAAGGAGAGTCAAAGCGAAGTGTTAAGAGTATTTCTCTCAGCAAAAAGGAGAAACAGGCATTCGAAGATCTAAAGAGACTTCTCACAGAAGAGACAATAAGATACAAGATTAATCTCAGGAAACCGTTTATACTGACTACGGATGCGTCAGAGCAGGGAATAGGCGCGATCCTCTCACAGATTGGAGATGATGGGAAGGAGCACTTCGTAAGTGCATTCAGCAAAAGTTTAGAGAAAGCCCATAAGAACTACTCTACAACAGACAAAGAACTCTTGGCCGTTGTAAAAGGCATCGAGAACTATAGACACTACCTCCTGGGTAGAGAGTTCATATTGAAGACGGACCACAAAGCGCTGACTTATCTATGGGAAGCTAAGAATCCTACCAGTAGATTGCTGAGGTGGGCAATGAAGTTGCAGGAGTATGCATTTCAATCAACCTACATAAAAGGAGAGGTTAATGGAGCAGACGGGTTAAGCAGACAAAACTCGACagaaaaagatataaatatcatCGAAGCTACAGGACCAAGCGATGAAGACAGACAGAAGATCTTAGAATCCTACCATCTAGACGTTGGACATGCTAGCGCTAGTACGATGAGCTTCATGATTTCACAGAGGTACAAATGGGCAGGAATGCATAAGGACATCAAGGAACACGTAGAAAAGTGTAAAACGTGCTTGAAATCGGGATACCCATTACGAaacacaaaaaacaaagttATACGATCAGAAAGGCCGAACCAAATATGGGTGATAGATCTCATAGGACGCATATGCGACACTTCGGGTCAAAACAGCTTCATATTCATTGCTATTGACCACTACTCTAAATGGGTCGAGACGGCTGTTATTAACTATAAAACAGGGTCGAAAATAATGGGATTAATCCAGCAATTGATTATCGAGAAACACGGCATTCCAGAAAGAATCTTGACTGACAACGGGctagaatttataaattctgACATCAAAGACCTGGCCGAAAAGAACGGTATTGACTGGCAATACAATTCACCAGAACATCACGAAACTGTAGGCGCAGTAGAAAGAGCGAATCAGACGTTAATGAAGatactaaataaaattacagATTTCGGAAGGGTAAGCTGGAAGAACAAGCTTCCAGAAGCCACGAGATGCCTCAACCTGTCTTATAATCGGAGCATAGGAACATCGCCGTTCATGTTAAGGGAGAATAAATTGCCGATGCTGTCTGTAGACAAAGCGCTAGACAAGGAAGAAGTGACATTCTCGGCGGAGGAAACGAAGAGTAAGCGCGATGAAAACTTCGAAAAGTACAAAAAAGCAATCGTGAAAGGGAAAGTAGAAGTGGCGAAAAAGCTAAACGTGGGCgataaagttttaatatatcGTGAGATCAAAAGCGGGAAGTTCAAGTGCAATTGGGAAGATGGATACGTGATCacagaaataattttaccCGATGCCTATGTGGTAAAAAAGAATGGAAAAGTATACAGGCTTAACAAAACACGAGTTAAAGCAGATACTTCAATTTAG